From the Orenia metallireducens genome, one window contains:
- a CDS encoding retropepsin-like aspartic protease — protein MKIEYRDGLLFTSIEITYKGKSKVIDNIVVDTGAENSLISQEEVDEIGIRISKEDEIVTSYGIGGTGHAFIKTVDEVKISGFKLNNFSIDFTVLPYEDINGLLGLDILIEGGFIIDLDMLKIHRKD, from the coding sequence ATGAAAATTGAATATAGAGATGGATTATTGTTTACCTCGATAGAAATTACTTATAAGGGTAAATCAAAAGTTATTGATAATATAGTAGTAGATACGGGTGCAGAAAACTCTTTAATTTCACAGGAAGAAGTTGATGAGATAGGAATAAGAATTAGTAAGGAAGATGAAATTGTAACTTCTTATGGAATTGGTGGAACTGGACATGCATTTATAAAGACTGTTGATGAGGTTAAGATAAGTGGATTTAAATTAAATAACTTTTCAATAGATTTTACAGTGTTACCCTATGAAGATATTAATGGGTTACTGGGATTAGATATATTAATTGAGGGTGGATTTATAATTGATTTAGATATGTTAAAAATCCATAGGAAAGATTGA
- the ltrA gene encoding group II intron reverse transcriptase/maturase: MNMASQITQYEWATVDRKNAGIKWETIIWGPVIRKVNKLQSRIAKAITRGMKNLARKLQYLLSKSYYTKLLAVRRVTTNKGKKTPGIDKILWSTATSKYINALKLTNKNYKAKALKRVHISKSNGKKRPLGIPTIHDRAMQALYAKTLDPISETTADKVSFGFRKYRSCDDAKEYLFKLLGKKISAQWVLEGDIKGCFDNINHEWLKENILIDRKILNQFLKAGFVHNKKLFPTEKGTPQGGIISPILANMTLDGLEELLKRKYWTNSRGTINRKYNRRNKINLVRYADDFVVTATNKEVLEEARELIEGFLKERGLELSREKTEITHINTGFDFLGWNFRKYNGKLIIKPSKESYKSIINEIRTKIKENKTIKQENLIKILNSKIRGWCNYHRSACSKKSYQSLDRDIFYALWSWAKRRHPNKAKQWIKDRYWIRTETRDWTFSVGNIKLIFASDTKIIRHRLIKFAANPYLKEYDKYYLRKKLRLK, from the coding sequence ATGAATATGGCAAGCCAAATAACTCAATATGAGTGGGCGACCGTAGACCGGAAGAATGCAGGTATCAAATGGGAAACAATAATTTGGGGACCTGTAATAAGAAAGGTTAATAAACTTCAATCGCGAATCGCTAAAGCAATAACTAGAGGAATGAAGAACTTAGCTAGAAAGCTACAATATTTATTATCAAAATCATATTATACAAAACTACTTGCCGTAAGGCGAGTAACAACAAATAAAGGGAAAAAGACACCAGGTATAGATAAAATACTGTGGTCTACTGCTACAAGCAAATATATAAATGCCCTAAAATTAACTAATAAGAATTATAAAGCAAAAGCATTAAAAAGAGTGCATATCTCAAAGTCAAATGGAAAGAAAAGACCTTTGGGGATACCTACAATACATGATAGAGCGATGCAAGCTCTATATGCTAAAACACTTGATCCGATATCAGAAACAACAGCAGATAAGGTATCATTTGGCTTTAGAAAATATAGGAGTTGTGATGATGCCAAAGAATATCTGTTTAAATTATTAGGGAAAAAGATATCTGCTCAGTGGGTGTTAGAAGGAGATATCAAAGGTTGTTTTGATAATATAAATCACGAATGGTTAAAAGAAAATATATTAATTGACAGAAAAATATTAAATCAGTTTCTTAAAGCAGGTTTTGTTCATAATAAAAAGCTTTTTCCTACGGAAAAAGGAACTCCACAAGGTGGAATAATTTCACCTATTCTAGCTAATATGACACTAGACGGATTAGAAGAATTATTAAAAAGAAAATATTGGACTAATTCAAGAGGAACAATAAATAGAAAATATAATAGAAGAAATAAAATAAATCTGGTAAGATACGCAGATGATTTTGTAGTAACAGCCACTAATAAAGAAGTTCTAGAAGAAGCCAGAGAATTGATTGAGGGATTTTTGAAAGAAAGAGGTCTTGAACTATCAAGAGAAAAGACCGAAATAACTCATATCAATACTGGATTTGATTTTCTAGGATGGAACTTTAGGAAATATAATGGAAAGCTAATTATAAAACCATCTAAAGAATCCTATAAATCAATAATAAACGAAATTAGAACTAAAATCAAGGAAAACAAAACAATAAAACAAGAAAACTTAATTAAGATATTAAACTCAAAAATTAGAGGTTGGTGTAATTACCATAGGAGTGCATGTTCCAAAAAGAGCTATCAAAGCTTAGATAGGGATATATTCTATGCACTGTGGAGTTGGGCAAAGCGAAGACATCCAAATAAAGCTAAACAATGGATAAAAGATAGATACTGGATAAGAACTGAAACCCGTGATTGGACATTCTCAGTTGGAAATATCAAATTGATATTCGCAAGTGATACAAAGATAATAAGGCATAGGTTAATAAAGTTCGCAGCAAACCCTTATTTAAAAGAATATGATAAATATTATTTACGCAAAAAGCTAAGATTGAAATGA